In Acidisarcina polymorpha, the DNA window TCTCTGGGTGGACGTCTGGCGCAAGAAGTGTGCGCGAGGCGAGGTGATCGTTCTCCGCTATGCGGACGACATCGTCCTCGGCTTCCAGTGGGGTACGGACGCAGACCGTTTCCGCAAGAGCTTGGAAGAACGGCTGGGGAAGTTCAGACTGGAGCTGCACCCGGAAAAGACGCGCCGGATCGAATTCGGGCGGTATGCCGAACAGAACCGGAAACGAAGAGGAGAAGGCAAGCCGGAGACCTTCGACTTCCTTGGCTTCACGCATATCAGCGGGAAGAATGGGAACGGGTCTTATGCCGTGCGGCGCATGACGATCCGCAAGCGCATGCGAAAGAAGCTGCAAGAGATCAAGCAGCAACTCAGGATGCGCATGCATGATCCCGTGCCTGAGACCGGCGCGTGGCTCAGGTCAGTTGTACAGGGGTACTTCCACTACTACGCTGTGCCCGGAAATCTCGATAGCCTCGGGCTTTTCCGGGAACGCGTGCTCCGCTACTGGGGGCAAGCGCTGAAGCGCCGTAGTCAGAGACACCGGTACGCCTGGGCGCGTCGTCTCAAACTGGCCGCACAATGGCTTCCTACACCTCGCGTGATGCATCCTTGGCCCCTTGACCGCTTCGCCGCCACTCATCCGAGATAGGAGCCGCATGCGCTAAGGAGCGCTCGTGCGGATCTGTGCGGGGGGCGATCAGTAATGATCGTCCCTACCGCGACCTCACCGACGCCGAACGAGTCCCGATATGTCGCATTAGCGGAAGTCATCGGTTCAGACCTTTCTCAACTGGTGACAACAGGCTAATGCGCGTTTCCACATCGTGGTCTTCGAAAACGTGCGTTGGCGAATACGCGCTCATCGATACTACATACGGGCGAAGCTTTGCCATGTCAGGATACCTGCTCTGCGGTGCCGTGAATGTCTGAACTCTAGTTTATAATTTCTGCCGATGTCAGATCAACAAAAAGCCTGCAGGTTTGGACTCATAGCTGGTTTAGGCGTTGGTGCAGGGATCTTCTACTACCGATCCCTGGTCAAAGCTCACCTCGCTGCGGGCTTATCGCCCAGTATTCTCATGGTTCACGCGGATGTTCGTAAGGTTATGGCACATGCTGCCGCCCGCGAGACTGAGGAACTCGCGGCGTACCTTTGCTTACTGCTCCGCCAACTTGCCGACGGCGGAGCAGACACCGCAGCCATCCCGGCGTTTTCGCCTCAGATATGCGCCCGGGAACTGGCTGAGATTACTCCACTTCCGCTTATCGATCTTCTGGATGCCATCGTCGCCGAAGTTGATCGCAGAAAGATCCAGCGTCTTTCCATCTTCGGTGCCCGCGTAACGATGGAAACCGCTCTGTTCGGCAAACTAAAGGACAGGGACGTCGTCGCGCCCAAACCAAGCGAGATTGACGCAGTGAGCGGCATCTACCAGCGGATTGTGGAAGAGGAGGGGGCCTCTTCCGAGGAGTACGCAAAGTTGCGCGCCTTGGCTCACAACTTGATCGAGCGAGAACAGCTGGATGCGATTCTCCTTGCTGGAACCGATCTCTCGTTTGTTTTTACTCCCGAGAACACTGATTTCCCTCATATCGACGGAGCACGTACACATATCGACGCCATTATGCACAGACTTGTCCGTGGGTCTGTCCAGGCCCGTCCCACGGAAGGACTCACGGAGGCCGGTGAGCCGCACCTTTCCAGGCTCGGCTGATGCCACCAGGCCAGAGCAGTCAGCCAAATGATTCATTCAGTCTGAGTGATTCTGTGACACGTAGCTACATCGATTCGTGCTAAAAGGCAACCTTGGATCCGATGGTCAAGACCCAAGAGGCGAAAGAAGTTACAGATAGACTCTCAATAACCTGCGATATGGGCATTGCGGGAGGAAGCACCGCTTTGTAGCTGGCGATAGTAGGCCAGTGCCCTTGGCACTGATAAACCAATGGTTGACAGTGGTACGGGCGCGATTCAGCTAGCAACGACGAGGATGCCAGAGATCGGACGCGGTGCGACAAACTCCCAAATACTCCCGATAAGAATGCACTCCCGACAGACTCCCAGCTCTCTTGCGACATGGAAGCGCAGCCCCTTGGGTTTTTTACCCAACGGTGAGCGCGGTCTAGGGAGTCTGAATTTCGTATTTTCATCGCTTTCACATTCGCCCGGTATTCGCCTCTAGACGCTTTTGGAAGTCTGTTCTCACAAACTCCCAATAGACTCCCAACAGGCTGTCTGGGCCGTACTTTTCCGTACTCCGGGGTGGCTAGAAGTGCTGCAAAGTCTGTAACTTACGCGAGCGCCCGGTCGCTCATAACCCAAAGGTCGCTGGTTCAAATCCAGCCCCCGCAACCAATCAAATTACGACTTGCCAGAGTTTTTCGATTGGCTTCTCCTCCAGATTCGCTCCCACTGACTCCCAAGACCAAAATCTGCGGTCGGCCCTCGCCAAGCGCTGGTTTGAGCATGCCGGAACCGCGGCGACTTTGTCCGTATCGAGGGTGACAAGTACGATTCAGGACCCAAATTTACTACGCCAGAGACCATCGCCAGCGAACGCGCGAACGTGGCCTATGTCATGCGCGGCCAGCAACTGGTAGAACCGATGATGGACGAGGATGGAGCACTTGCCCAGGCCTCCCGCAAGAGCTTCCTCAACTCTTCGCAGCGGGCCGTGATTCAGGAGGTGCTCACCTCTCCCGACCGCATCCACGGCCTGCAGGGGCTCGCCGGTACGGGCAAGACAACCGTTCTTTCAAGTATCCGCGAGGGCGCCGAGAGTGCAGGATATGCGGTTGTTGGCTTCGCTCCCTCGTCGCGGTCGGCGGCCCAACTCCGCGAGGCCGGAATCTCCGCGACCACGCTACAAAGCTTTCTCGCTCGAAGCAATCGGGGTCACGCTGCGGGCGATCCTGCCAGCCAACATCTCTATATGTGGTGAGCGCACTCACGCGCTCACCACACTAGGAGTCGTCGCGGTTAAACGCATGCATGATCCTGAAGAGCTGACACGTGATATCTCCACCAAACCACTTCAGGTGTCCTGCACCCTTAAGCTCACCGGTAGCAAACCATATCTTGTAGCCGCTGCCTCTATGAATGAGCTCTACTTTTGCCATTCCAATATTTTTAAGATTTATCCGCGGAACCAGAAGGATTTGGGTTCCCTTCGTGTGGATCTCTCCCGACACCGATAATTCCATGCGTGGGCAATACACTCTGCTCTTAACAAAATTGAAGTAGCCTCAGATGCCTGCGGCGACTAGGGCTATGACGTTACCGATAAAATGGGTGACAATGTCCTAAACGTCCTTTGCCTGAGCCAGCACTCCCTGCGATAGATGATCCGGCATGACAAAAGCATATACCGTTGTTTTTGTAGCCCATACAGGTCTCGTGTCAATCTCGGCACCTAACAATCCCATTTGTGCCGCCGATCTGGAGGCTAATCTCAAGCGACACCACGCTCGGCCGGCTGCACAAGGTCCTTCAGGGCGGGTCGTACAGTAATCGGCAGCCGTCATTCGCCGCACTCGTCGCGGAAGTGCCGTGAGAACCGCAGGGGCAATTACTCAACTCAGGAGCTCCGACGATCCAGGCCCTGAAGTCTTCCATGCACGCTAAGCGCCTTGCATACTGTGGCCGTAGTGAACAAGCCACTGTCCGCATACACAGCACTACTGCCCCCATCGATCCATGGTTGTTCACAATCGGTTTGTGGCACCCTCAGCATCGCGCTTCTTGCCCAGCTGCCATCTGGAAGCTGAGACTGAAGGAGTTCTGTAACCAGACCAGTGGAGGCCTCTATAATGTCGCGATTTCTCTTGAAGTGCTGAAGCGCCTGCAGGCAAAGGGCCTTCTCAAATGCGCCAAAGGACTGCCCGGTCTGTAAAAGGACCCAAGATTCCGTCTGCTGAATCTCCGGATATTGAGAGCAAGCGGCGAAGTAATCCAGCGCCGCAAGTGTAGCGTAGAGATCGGTTTCCCACCAGTAACTTCTCCAGGCTCCGGCCGAGTCTCTTAGCTTCAGGACTCTTTCAAAGGCGGTCGGACTATAGCTTCCCAGCGCACGCAAGACCGTCGGAAATACGTCGGCATGCGCATGGCTCCAGCAATTTGGGTAATCTGCGACTTGAAAGGTCCCGTACTCCCCACTCTCGATTGCATAGGCCCGCAGCGTTGCCCGGTATGGCGTTATATCGATCCCGAGTTGGCGAAGCAGGAGAAGGCTCATTGCAGTCGAGTCGGCATCGGTTTGCGCTCTCTCGTTAAAGCTCCAGCCACTGTGCCGAGTCTTCGATAATAGCCACGGGATGGCGGTCGCGATCGCCGAGTGAATAGATGCTTCGGCCTCAGAAGAACATAAAGTCTTGAACAGCGCGTCCCCAACGACAGCTGTCACCCAAACGTTTGAGGCCCCGACGATCGGCAAGGAAAAATCGGTCCACTCACCGCTTTTATGCTGCTGGTTAAGAATGTACCCAACCGCGCCTTCCAGCGCAGCGGCAGAATCGTAAGTGCGAGTGCCTCTATTTGCCTGCTTCGGAACCGCAGAAGGTCGTGTATTGTCCCTCAGATAAATGTTCAACCGGGGACCGCTTGGTCCTGTGCCCATACCAATGAAGTCATGCGAAGGGCTAAGACTTGCTGGCGCGGCCGGGTCTATCAGTGCCAACGCCTCATGATATTTTTGGGGACTCACGCCAATCTCCGACGCCAGGGTTTCGATGGCGGCGGTAGCTTCCGTGTTCGACTGGAACAGGTAGCGAGCATTGATATCTACCTTGATCGAAAGTGTCTCAGCCGTCGCGCTTTGTGCAATTGAAAACAGCAAAGCGCGGTCGGGTAGGGTGGATAATGCTGGCGATAGGAGTTGCTCGAGGACACTCATCGGGCCAAGGAACTCAGGCTCTATTACACTCACTAACTCCCGAGTGGCCTCCCATGCGGCGCCGCGCTTCGGGCGAAAATACACCTTCAGTAAAGGTTGCTCCTTAAACGTAACTGCAATTCCGGCCGGGCTGAAGAATGGCGCCAGCAGCGGAGCGAGATCGCGAAGACGGGCGGCCAGACCGAGCGCCCTCGATTCGCGCAGTACGGATGTCAAACGGACCCACTTCTGGAGCTCCTCTCCCCAATCATTATTTGCGTACACCTGAATGATGGGAGCAGAATCGCCCGCACAGCCCACAGAAATCCAAAAGCCGGCTGGGAGCTGATCAAGGACCTCGGCCGAATCGGGCAACGACTTGAGCAGACAAGTGATAAAAGCCTCCGCTGATGGGGGGAGGCCCACTACTTGAAGGGCCTGTTTAATTCTGATGAGGCTCAGATCCGTTCGCGACGACAGCGAATTGAAAGGGGAGCCGACTTCCGTTAGATATCGAACATCTCCCGAACCGCCTGGGCCTAAGGAAACGCAATACTCCCAGGGGGACCCGTCATCGCAGATAGAGGAAAACCTGGGGGGGGTACCTTCGACCGGATACTGCAGGGACTCTTGGGTGAATAGATTGAATAAGCACCAAAACTGCGTCCTGCGTTCACCAACGATCCGATCGTCCGCTAACATTCGTTCAAGTACTGGAACTACCGAGTCATGTAAAGTGCGCATTTAGAGGCACGCAAGTTCTGCGATTCCACGCTCTCTTCCTGGGCTACATCGCCTTCGCAACTGTGATACCCCCGGGTGTGCCCGAAGGTCCGATTGCGCCCGGTAGACCATTTCCTCCCACCGCGCCGGCGCTTCCCCCGCCGCCGTCACCGCCGCCCCCGCCCGGCCCTCCAATGCCGCCGACGCCGCCAACGCCGCCCGCTCCTCCCTGGCCGCCATTGGACTTATAGGAACTGGGACTGCCAAGAGTGATGCTCGTATAGGTAACGACTACGTCTCCTCCCGGCCCACCAGGTCCGCCTGCCCCGCCGTCGCCACCCCGGCCTCCCGGCCCCCCTGGGCCACCGTCGGAAGGCGCTAGTTCGTCATCGCCGTTGCCCCCGGTACCGCCCGGTCCACCTACGCCACCATTTCCGCCATTGCCACCCGTTCCACCTGTTCCACCTGAACAGTCGATATTGAGGCCGCCCAGCAACTCGGTGACTTGTAATACCAGGTCCACACCGCCACCCCCCGGCTGACCCACATTTCCCGGTGATGCATCGCCGCCGGCCGGTCCGGGTCCCCCAGGCTCGGAGGACACATCGCTCGACCAGGTATTGTCCTGCGCGTTCCTTCCGCTAAAACCAACGCCAACGGCTCCCGTGCCGTCGCGCCCATTTTGGCCAGCACCGCCCACCAGCGACCCGGGAGTAGGCATAATATTGACGCTAGACATGGGAGCCCTCCGCTACTACTTCGGTCTTACCCAAGTAGTTCAGCAGCGAAGCGCTGCTTACTTGGGGGATATGAATTTCGTGATAGTTGCCTACGATACTTGCGCAATCAATTTTGGTCGAACTGTCCAGATAGATCGCGCCACCTCGCCATATGCGAATCTTGTCGGCGAACAAGACCTTGATACTCGCTGAGATTTGCAGAATTCCCCTGGGAAGGACATCGATATCGTGGCCTACAAACAGTCCTGCGAGGCCGTATCTATTAAATTTCGCGATCAAATGGTTGATTGAGGGAAGATAGCTGCTAACGGTCGTTGAATCCCCATAAACATAGGTCCTCGCGATGTTGAACAGCGTCTGGCGTTGGCTAGGGCTTAGATCCTTCACGGCCTGGGGCGAATCTACGAATGCAACATCGGACAAACTTTGGCAGCAATTCTTGGACAGCCGGCCCACCTCATCCGAAACTCCCACCCAACGTTTCACGTCTTCCATGCTCTTCGGGAACAAGCGGTTGTATCCCGAGCCGTGCTGCTCGTTGCCTTCGCGGGCGTGCTCATGGTGACTCGGAGCATACAGCGTAAGCTTTACGCCGGAGGGCACAACGATCCGATCGGTTAAAAGTTGCTTTTCTGTCAGGTCGTAGACTGCAAGACGCTGTTCTATATCCAAGGCACTCACCTCTGAAAGGCCGAAATCGCCTCTCCAATCGTTGCCGCTCAAAACTTGGCGCGAAGCGTGAGAAAGACGTCACATATATAGCAGCTTTCGGCTCCCAAAGGTACATTAAATACAACTTTGGCAGCGTCAACGTCTGTCTGTCGGGCGCTACCCTAGGCCGCGCCCTGCAGCAAGACGTTACCGCGAGGCCTCTGGGAGAGTTGTGATGGAGCCAACCGTGTCGGGCAGTAAAGTGGAAGGTGGCGGCGGACTTCCTTTTGGTCGAGAGCGCTCACACGGACGTAGCCCACCTGGAGGCCCTTCCTTGCAGGCACCTCCTCAGCTTTCGTCCTAATAGATTAAGACTTCTCTTCACTACCCGTCATAATATTCCAGAAGTGATCCTATTAGGACGCTAAAGAGCTGCAATCAACATGTACTAATTGCGTATACCCAAATGCGACGATGTTCCTCGGCGCCTTACCTATACGTCTGAAAAAGCGAAAACTCTGAGGGACTTGGCAAGTGAGCGAAACAACTGTGGAGTACGAGGGTTTTTTACGCTGCAGCGCTAAACATAGGGAGTCAGGCGTCATTGTTGTAACGGATGCCCCTAAAGACAATCATGGGGACGGTACGAGCTTCTCGCCGAGTGAATTGTTGTCTGTGTCTCTAGGAAGTTGCATTTTGAGCATTATGGGCATCATGGCGCGTTCGCTTGATATCGACCTCACTGGAGCGACGGCTAGCATAGAGAAGGAAATGGCGAACGCACCGCGCAGGATCGTCAAGA includes these proteins:
- a CDS encoding AAA family ATPase, with the translated sequence MAYVMRGQQLVEPMMDEDGALAQASRKSFLNSSQRAVIQEVLTSPDRIHGLQGLAGTGKTTVLSSIREGAESAGYAVVGFAPSSRSAAQLREAGISATTLQSFLARSNRGHAAGDPASQHLYMW
- a CDS encoding aspartate/glutamate racemase family protein, with product MSDQQKACRFGLIAGLGVGAGIFYYRSLVKAHLAAGLSPSILMVHADVRKVMAHAAARETEELAAYLCLLLRQLADGGADTAAIPAFSPQICARELAEITPLPLIDLLDAIVAEVDRRKIQRLSIFGARVTMETALFGKLKDRDVVAPKPSEIDAVSGIYQRIVEEEGASSEEYAKLRALAHNLIEREQLDAILLAGTDLSFVFTPENTDFPHIDGARTHIDAIMHRLVRGSVQARPTEGLTEAGEPHLSRLG
- a CDS encoding OsmC family protein — translated: MEYEGFLRCSAKHRESGVIVVTDAPKDNHGDGTSFSPSELLSVSLGSCILSIMGIMARSLDIDLTGATASIEKEMANAPRRIVKISVHVNVPRVFEDDHQRKLETAAHACPVHNILNVDAPISFSWGPS